From the Vicia villosa cultivar HV-30 ecotype Madison, WI unplaced genomic scaffold, Vvil1.0 ctg.000878F_1_1, whole genome shotgun sequence genome, one window contains:
- the LOC131631864 gene encoding 5-formyltetrahydrofolate cyclo-ligase, mitochondrial-like, with amino-acid sequence MLITLMQSRTKMNWTPFSNRSELSVLSSEKPSRPLTPPSDLNKDIILGAPWFKSSLRLCAYISCNALQEVDTFKLLSHILQPQPNGGKKLYVPRVEDKNSHMRMLNISRIDDLVANSMDILESAPVDADGSAREDGICLSFSFTAKLSYLTH; translated from the exons ATGCTTATAACTCTGATGCAATCAAG AACTAAGATGAATTGGACGCCATTTTCAAACAGAAGCGAACTCTCCGTACTCAGCTCAGAAAAACCCTCAAGGCCATTGACCCCTCCCTCAGATCTCAACAAG GACATAATTTTGGGAGCTCCGTGGTTCAAATCAAGTCTTAGGTTATGCGCATACATAAGTTGCAATGCTCTACAGGAAGTCGATACTTTCAAACTCTTGTCACACATTTTGCAACCTCAGCCCAATG GCGGTAAAAAACTGTATGTACCGCGAGTGGAAGATAAAAACAGTCACATGCGTATGCTTAACATATCCCGTATTGATGACCTTGTTGCAAACTCAATGGACATCTTAGAATCTGCTCCAGTTGATGCTGATGGAAGTGCACGTGAAGATGGTATTTGTCTCTCTTTTTCATTCACTGCCAAACTCTCTTATCTTACTCACTAG